DNA sequence from the Penaeus monodon isolate SGIC_2016 chromosome 28, NSTDA_Pmon_1, whole genome shotgun sequence genome:
aattatatatgatcatGAAAAAGATCTATTGGTCAACTTATGCTTTAAGACTATTATCAACTTTGTGTtttacatcaataattattgtgcaacaaattcttaaaataataaagtagattgaatatacacaaatatataaatcagaAATTGAAGATCAATTTACTAATGAATTCCAAAAACAGTAAATGACTAAGCAGAAGGAAATCATAACATGAAtaattttacatatgcatacctCCACAAGTAAGTATGGTCATGATCTGTTGCAACGAGGAGAATCTGCAACAGAATACCCCGATCCTTTTTCAAGGGATGCAAGCGAGCATAGCACATCTGGCTGGCAGTTATAAGTCTCTGCACCTCTGACTTGGTTGCAGTTTGGAGAAGACTGAGGATCATTTTCACAATACTTTCCAGTTTGTATTCTCCATCTCGACTGCTGTCACTCAGTAATGCTGAAATGATAATCATTTTCAAAACCAGGCAAGAATAAGCTATTTTTCCTTTCTGCTGAATGTAATGtatgctaaagagagagagaaaagtaaataaaaaaatttaaataatttacaaaCTGAGGATATGACAGGTTCATTAacttataaaataagaaaaaaaatctcaccagTGAGGTAGCTGATGACTCGTTGTTTAATGTTAGAAGTACATAGTTGCATTGCAAATTCACATAGGGAAATATTAAGGCTGTCACAGTGcttcacattttcatcatcatcctcaaatGCATCAGCGGGACCATCATTGCCACCAGACCTAGTGGATACccaaagataaataatacacaaTCACAGTTCTTGTCTACATGCACTCTTTCAAATAAATAAGAATCCAAATAGATAAGCACTCTTTCTGTTTATATTcagaacagagaaaaaattaaGCATAATTACTAAACTAATAACGATACattttaacaaaacacacaagaaatcataataaaagtaaatacaagTGAGGTTAAAANNNNNNNNNNNNNNNNNNNNNNNNNNNNNNNNNNNNNNNNNNNNNNNNNNNNNNNNNNNNNNNNNNNNCATAGTTATAAAAACACttactttcgttttttatttttcttggtctTGGGCGTCTCCTTGCACAAGTATGGAAACCCACTCATGAGTCGGGATGAGAACTTTGACTGGAATTCTGATATCACCCATTTTGACTGGGAGAAAAATNNNNNNNNNNNNNNNNNNNNNNNNNNNNNNNNNNNNNNNNNNNNNNNNNNNNNNNNNNNNNTAAGACAAAagttgaaatttaaaaatgtggATGGCCAAGCCCTTTATATTTAAAtacttgataataacaaaatcaacattGCATTTACATCTCTTTGTGAGATACACTAACTCTCTGAAATTTCATGTAAATCTGCCATCTGGCCTTTTTTGTAGTAAGTTCTCTGACTGAACTGATATCCATAAGACAAGTTTTTCAACTCACATTCTTTGGGTTCTCCTGGGTGCATATCTGTGTAATGTCCCACATGTGTTTAACTATATTCATGATGCAGTCAAGGGTTTCAACTGTTTCACTGTTAACAGCAGTACAACCTGAAAATTCGCAAGGCCACATAAAGAGTCTGTAAAATAAATCCCGGTACTATGGCCAAcaaagcaaatatataaatatacataaaactgcAAAAGATATGACAGCATCTTGTCATAAACAGTAAAACTTTGGGAAAATCTAGGATATGATTTCCAAAAGGTATTCGACACAAAACAGGGAAGAACTAAATAAAACACACCTGAGGCTTGTGGATCAACTTCAGCCCACACATCAAACAGCAGGGGAACTATTGTGTTACTGAAGTTGTTCAGCTGGTTGGGATCACTGAAGAGCCAAAATCCATCTGCCTCACCTTGGACAGATTCAACACACAGCAAGGGAGGCACACTACCAACCAAGACAGTCTAAATGAAAGAAATGCTGTTTGTATAACCTTTCTCATTTCAAACACTTTAAATATTCCACTTTGAAAGTCAAGGGGAACTACAATGNNNNNNNNNNNNNNNNNNNNNNNNNNNNNNNNNNNNNNNNNNNNNNNNNNNNNNNNNNNNNNNNNNNNNNNNNNNNNNNNNNNNNNNNNNNNNNNNNNNNNNNNNNNNNNNNNNNNNNNNNNNNNNNNNNNNNNNNNNNNNNNNNNNNNNNNNNNNNNNNNNNNNNNNNNNNNNNNNNNNNNNNNNNNNNNNNNNNNNNNNNNNNNNNNNNNNNNNNNNNgagaaaaaaagtgagagataatTAGATATTCAGCTATTTAATGACATGAACCTTTTCACACTAAGATACATTATTCAGATTTAAAATGAGGACCAAAAGAAATAAGTAATATACTGCAATAAAATACTAAACTAGAACCAACCTGCCACATTGATTGTGGGATCTGAGATTCCACACGTTTCTGCTCCTTGACAAGTGCCTCAAGAAAGGCACCGAGTTCACTAAGCAGTTTCAACCGGAACTTGTGCCCTGTCAGTGCACTGTTTGGGTCTACATGCAAAACACGGCCAGTGCCTGCTACACTGTTGATCTTTGAAATGCTTCCAGATGCCTTTTTTAGtttgcagtaaaaaaaacaaagaaatatcagAATTTATAATACTGATTTTGGTTCCCTTCCTCatctattttcataattttctttataatacaGAAAAACAAATTACTTGTATTTCAGTACCATGGTAAACACCAAAGTATTACTGGATACCTtacagtgataaaaaatatttcaatatagacatatatcagtCAAAATTAATCTATCAACATTCTTACCTTTCTTGAGATGAGATCAATAAAATTCTTCAGAAGGGTATTAGCATGTCTTGCAATAAGAGATGGGGTGTGTGCAACAAGGACATTCATCAGTTTCAAGGAGTCTGACTGAACCCCAACATTCAGGTGGGCCATAGCACAGGACAAATAAGTTGACAAAATGCTAAAATATGGTTGCATATTTGGATTCAACTGGAATGAAagacaatttggaaaaaaaataatattgtacattaaagaatttaataaaaGGCAAAACTAAAACACAGATCATGACTACCTCACATAATGAATATGATACTTTATAATGTGGTCTCAATAATACCTACCTTTGTTATCAGTGCCTGTATACAGTTGACAGCAGTGCCTCGGATGGGAGAGTCAGTGTCAAGCATCATTGGTGAAATGGCTAAGACTAACTTTGATAAATAGGGAACGAGTTCTGAAGCATTATGGTGTGTTATCAGCTCCATTATTCCCTTCACTCCATCTTTGCGTATTTGTGCATTATGATGCTCTAACCTTGTCATCAGTTCCTGGAAAAACAATCACANNNNNNNNNNNNNNNNNNNNNNNNNNNNNNNNNNNNNNNNNNNNNNNNNNNNNNNNNNNNNNNNNNNNNNNNNNNNNNNNNNNNNNNNNNNNNNNNNNNNNNNNNNNNNNNNNNNNNNNNNNNNNNNNNNNNNNNNNNNNNNNNNNNNNNNNNNNNNNNNNNNNNNNNNNNNNNNNNNNNNNNNNNNNNNNNNNNNNNNNNNNNNNNNNNNNNNNNNNNNNNNNNNNNNNNNNNNNNNNNNNNNNNNNNNNNNNNNNNNNNNNNNNNNNNNNNNNNNNNNNNNNNNNNNNNNNNNNNNNNNNNNNNNNNNNNNNNNNNNNNNNNNNNNNNNNNNNNNNNNNNNNNNNNNNNNNNNNNNNNNNNNNNNNNNNNNNNNNNNNNNNNNNNNNNNNNNNNNNNNNNNNNNNNNNNNNNNNNNNNNNNNNNNNNNNNNNNNNNNNNNNNNNNNNNNNNNNNNNNNNNNNNNNNNNNNNNNNNNNNNNNNNNNNNNNNNNNNNNNNNNNNNNNNNNNNNNNNNNNNNNNNNNNNNNNNNNNNNNNNNNNNNNNNNNNNNNNNNNNNNNNNNNNNNNNNNNNNNNNNNNNNNNNNNNNNNNNNNNNNNNNNNNNNNNNNNNNNNNNNNNNNNNNNNNNNNNNNNNNNNNNNNNNNNNNNNNNNNNNNNNNNNNNNNNNNNNNNNNNNNNNNNNNNNNNNNNNNNNNNNNNNNNNNNNNNNNNNNNNNNNNNNNNNNNNNNNNNNNNNNNNNNNNNNNNNNNNNNNNNNNNNNNNNNNNNNNNNNNNNNNNNNNNNNNNNNNNNNNNNNNNNNNNNNNNNNNNNNNNNNNNNNNNNNNNNNNNNNNNNNNNNNNNNNNNNNNNNNNNNNNNNNNNNNNNNNNNNNNNNNNNNNNNNNNNNNNNNNNNNNNNNNNNNNNNNNNNNNNNNNNNNNNNNNNNNNNNNNNNNNNNNNNNNNNNNNNNNNNNNNNNNNNNNNNNNNNNNNNNNNNNNNNNNNNNNNNNNNNNNNNNNNNNNNNNNNNNNNNNNNNNNNNNNNNNNNNNNNNNNNNNNNNNNNNNNNNNNNNNNNNNNNNNNNNNNNNNNNNNNNNNNNNNNNNNNNNNNNNNNNNNNNNNNNNNNNNNNNNNNNNNNNNNNNNNNNNNNNNNNNNNNNNNNNNNNNNNNNNNNNNNNNNNNNNNNNNNNNNNNNNNNNNNNNNNNNNNNNNNNNNNNNNNNNNNNNNNNNNNNNNNNNNNNNNNNNNNNNNNNNNNNNNNNNNNNNNNNNNNNNNNNNNNNNNNNNNNNNNNNNNNNNNNNNNNNNNNNNNNNNNNNNNNNNNNNNNNNNNNNNNNNNNNNNNNNNNNNNNNNNNNNNNNNNNNNNNNNNNNNNNNNNNNNNNNNNNNNNNNNNNNNNNNNNNNNNNNNNNNNNNNNNNNNNNNNNNNNNNNNNNNNNNNNNNNNNNNNNNNNNNNNNNNNNNNNNNNNNNNNNNNNNNNNNNNNNNNNNNNNNNNNNNNNNNNNNNNNNNNNNNNNNNNNNNNNNNNNNNNNNNNNNNNNNNNNNNNNNNNNNNNNNNNNNNNNNNNNNNNNNNNNNNNNNNNNNNNNNNNNNNNNNNNNNNNNNNNNNNNNNNNNNNNNNNNNNNNNNNNNNNNNNNNNNNNNNNNNNNNNNNNNNNNNNNNNNNNNNNNNNNNNNNNNNNNNNNNNNNNNNNNNNNNNNNNNNNNNNNNNNNNNNNNNNNNNNNNNNNNNNNNNNNNNNNNNNNNNNNNNNNNNNNNNNNNNNNNNNNNNNNNNNNNNNNNNNNNNNNNNNNNNNNNNNNNNNNNNNNNNNNNNNNNNNNNNNNNNNNNNNNNNNNNNNNNNNNNNNNNNNNNNNNNNNNNNNNNNNNNNNNNNNNNNNNNNNNNNNNNNNNNNNNNNNNNNNNNNNNNNNNNNNNNNNNNNNNNNNNNNNNNNNNNNNNNNNNNNNNNNNNNNNNNNNNNNNNNNNNNNNNNNNNNNNNNNNNNNNNNNNNNNNNNNNNNNNNNNNNNNNNNNNNNNNNNNNNNNNNNNNNNNNNNNNNNNNNNNNNNNNNNNNNNNNNNNNNNNNNNNNNNNNNNNNNNNNNNNNNNNNNNNNNNNNNNNNNNNNNNNNNNNNNNNNNNNNNNNNNNNNNNNNNNNNNNNNNNNNNNNNNNNNNNNNNNNNNNNNNNNNNNNNNNNNNNNNNNNNNNNNNNNNNNNNNNNNNNNNNNNNNNNNNNNNNNNNNNNNNNNNNNNNNNNNNNNNNNNNNNNNNNNNNNNNNNNNNNNNNNNNNNNNNNNNNNNNNNNNNNNNNNNNNNNNNNNNNNNNNNNNNNNNNNNNNNNNNNNNNNNNNNNNNNNNNNNNNNNNNNNNNNNNNNNNNNNNNNNNNNNNNNNNNNNNNNNNAGACCAGCCACTCACGGACACAAACAATAGTATTTGGTGGAATCCACAAGGGACCACTTTATCCACACTCATTCAACTATATCAATGAATGATAGATCcacacattttttgttttttcttaagtaTTACCNNNNNNNNNNNNNNNNNNNNNNNNNNNNNNNNNNNNNNNNNNNNNNNNNNNNNNNNNNNNNNNNNNNNNNNNNNNNNNNNNNNNNNNNNNNNNNNNNNNNNNNNNNNNNNNNNNNNNNNNNNNNNNNNNNNNNNNNNNNNNNNNNNNNNNNNNNNNNNNNNNNNNNNNNNNNNNNNNNNNNNNNNNNNNNNNNNNNNNNNNNNNNNNNNNNNNNNNNNNNNNNNNNNNNNNNNNNNNNNNNNNNNNNNNNNNNNNNNNNNNNNNNNNNNNNNNNNNNNNNNNNNNNNNNNNNNNNNNNNNNNNNNNNNNNNNNNNNNNNNNNNNNNNNNNNNNNNNNNNNNNNNNNNNNNNNNNNNNNNNNNNNNNNNNNNNNNNNNNNNNNNNNNNNNNNNNNNNNNNNNNNNNNNNNNNNNNNNNNNNNNNNNNNNNNNNNNNNNNNNNNNNNNNNNNNNNNNNNNNNNNNNNNNNNNNNNNNNNNNNNNNNNNNNNNNNNNNNNNNNNNNNNNNNNNNNNNNNNNNNNNNNNNNNNNNNNNNNNNNNNNNNNNNNNNNNNNNNNNNNNNNNNNNNNNNNNNNNNNNNNNNNNNNNNNNNNNNNNNNNNNNNNNNNNNNNNNNNNNNNNNNNNNNNNNNNNNNNNNNNNNNNNNNNNNNNNNNNNNNNNNNNNNNNNNNNNNNNNNNNNNNNNNNNNNNNNNNNNNNNNNNNNNNNNNNNNNNNNNNNNNNNNNNNNNNNNNNNNNNNNNNNNNNNNNNNNNNNNNNNNNNNNNNNNNNNNNNNNNGCTCTCATACTCATTTAGGTAAAAAATATCCTTACCTTTATACTATGATGCTTCTTAGTAACAAGTGTGCTGTCTGTTTTTTCCACCAGCTGCTCCTTCAAGATAATTTTCCGTGCCTTGAAATCTGTTCGTGTCTCATTCTGTGCCTTCTTCAGCTTCTTCCCAACCTTAATTTTCTTCTTAGCAAAGTCAGCCTTTTGAGCTTTCTTTGCTTTAAAACTTTTTGTCATTTCTgttgaaagaaaataagattaccAATTCTTGCTGAAAACAAACACTATAAGCATATcattacattaacacacacataaggaTAACTATAAgcttataaaatcaatataacatCACTGGATAAATACAGGGTTTCAGACATATGTAACAGCCTAAAGGTAAGCACAGCTACATGGAATCAAttaaatgaagaattctaatgcTGGACTACATAAAGTGATATTGCGGCTTTTGAGCTTCACACTCTAATAAAAGCCAATAAACTCACCATGTATACTTAACAAGATGAAACTTCAACTGGTCCCTTATTTGACAAGAAGTTACAAGGGGGATATCTGATGTGGTATACATTCTAATGGTGCACCCACAAGATTTACTGTCAAAAAAGAAACCACTCCAAGATCTATCCTCCTAATATTTGCCAATATCCCACAGGTCCTTTAAACCTATTTGGGAGGGGGAACAGGGTTTGCTCAGAAATTGAAGACTAGCACCAAAAATGAGAAATTTTTTCAGATGACCTACATACCCCAATAATGACAATGCATATGCCAATGAATTCCTCTCACCCACTACTGCTCATTCATGGAGGAATAATCCCATGGAAACCTANNNNNNNNNNNNNNNNNNNNNNNNNNNNNNNNNNNNNNNNNNNNNNNNNNNNNNNNNNNNNNNNNNNNNNNNNNNNNNNNNNNNNNNNNNNNNNNNNNNNNNNNNNNNNNNNNNNNNNNNNNNNNNNNNNNNNNNNNNNNNNNNNNNNNNNNNNNNNNNNNNNNNNNNNNNNNNNNNNNNNNNNNNNNNNNNNNNNNNNNNNNNNNNNNNNNNNNNNNNNNNNNNNNNNNNNNNNNNNNNNNNNNNNNNNNNNNNNNNNNNNNNNNNNNNNNNNNNNNNNNNNNNNNNNNNNNNNNNNNNNNNNNNNNNNNNNNNNNNNNNNNNNNNNNNNNNNNNNNNNNNNNNTACTCCACAAACTTGGACCTGATAGGTGAGGGTATATAGGTCGCTAGGGAAAACTGCAgggagaaatataaaagaaatatcccAAGCAGTCCACCCTGCATCACCAAAGCACTGAGAACTGATAGCATCATCTGCCTTAGGAGAGACNNNNNNNNNNNNNNNNNNNNNNNNNNNNNNNCATATACTGTGTCAAACTGTAAACTTTCTTAATGCACAgacaaactattttaaaaaatcataacttCTGCAGTAAAATTTTCAGTTTAGCTAAGAATGCATGGTTCGTTGTTGCACAACTACTTTTTTAATTgtgtaaatttttgggggaaaactttcTGTGCATGACAACCAGGATTACAGTATAAAAATTTCCANNNNNNNNNNNNNNNNNNNNNNNNNNNNNNNNNNNNNNNNNNNNNNNNNNNTACTTTGACAACTTTGCATGGCCCACAAAACCAAAAGGAATAACTGTGCAGTGAAAATTGAAAGGTGCACAGCTAGCTGCATGCACAATATATTGTGCGCATGCCACCTAGTTCCTAGTCTGGATGCTCCGCAGAGAATATcactaaatagaaataaatagcaCTTATCTTGTCTGTGAGAGTCATGATTGtcatacatgaaaatataaaacaaagtgtACCAAAAAGGTTTACAGTGCACTGGTCAAGGGATTCTCCATTCTATTTACCatgtatcacaaaaaaaaagaagaaatttaactCTAATCCAGAAGTATCAGATTATGCTTCGGAGTCTGTGACAGATAATTTGGACGATATTACCGAAGGCCTTATAGCTAAAAGAAAGCGATCACCGCATCAAATGTTATTAATTCAAGAGCCTTTAATCCTATTCGGCATTTGCtataaattttcatgattaaagaCAATTACTTTTCAAGTCTAAGGCACAAATCTGTTCAACATGTT
Encoded proteins:
- the LOC119591349 gene encoding testis-expressed protein 10-like (The sequence of the model RefSeq protein was modified relative to this genomic sequence to represent the inferred CDS: added 13 bases not found in genome assembly), with translation MTKSFKAKKAQKADFAKKKIKVGKKLKKAQNETRTDFKARKIILKEQLVEKTDSTLVTKKHHSIKELMTRLEHHNAQIRKDGVKGIMELITHHNASELVPYLSKLVLAISPMMLDTDSPIRGTAVNCIQALITKLNPNMQPYFSILSTYLSCAMAHLNVGVQSDSLKLMNVLVAHTPSLIARHANTLLKNFIDLISRKASGSISKINSVAGTGRVLHVDPNSALTGHKFRLKLLSELGAFLEALVKEQKRVESQIPQSMWQTVLVGSVPPLLCVESVQGEADGFWLFSDPNQLNNFSNTIVPLLFDVWAEVDPQASGCTAVNSETVETLDCIMNIVKHMWDITQICTQENPKNSKWVISEFQSKFSSRLMSGFPYLCKETPKTKKNKKRKSGGNDGPADAFEDDDENVKHCDSLNISLCEFAMQLCTSNIKQRVISYLTALLSDSSRDGEYKLESIVKMILSLLQTATKSEVQRLITASQMCYARLHPLKKDRGILLQILLVATDHDHTYLWRFSSISLWVEQIVKDLENGEVTEQVLQVSLILRLRGNTRIRNMLHTRRNAIREEVTSKGIKTLTTEQIESKLEFLLKDLL